The following coding sequences lie in one Anomalospiza imberbis isolate Cuckoo-Finch-1a 21T00152 chromosome 21, ASM3175350v1, whole genome shotgun sequence genomic window:
- the USP20 gene encoding ubiquitin carboxyl-terminal hydrolase 20 — MGDTRDICPHLDSIGEVTRDDLLLKSKGTCQSCGAVGPNLWACLQIGCPYVGCGESFADHSTLHAQAKKHNLTVNLTTFRVWCYACEKEVFLEQRLAAQPPSPPSKFPEPDSPLPAHPLKAVPIAVADEGESESEDDDLKPRGLTGMKNLGNSCYMNAALQALSNCPPLTQFFLECGGLVRTDKKPALCKSYQKLVSEVWHKKRPSYVVPSSLSHGIKLVNPMFRGYAQQDTQEFLRCLMDQLHEELKEPVVAETRDLDTSDQEDKREGDRSPSEDEFLSCDSSSDRGEGEGQSRTSGSMGSSSLAETELLIQDEAGRGISEKERMKDRKFSCGHRRSNSEQVDEDADVDTTMMPVDGRASPEMLPAPCPASPCRTPEPDNDAYVRCSSRPCSPVHHEMHSKLSSSPPRSSPARLGPSYILKKAQMQASGKKKKELRYRSVISDIFDGSILSLVQCLTCDRVSTTVETFQDLSLPIPGKEDLAKLHSAIYQNVPAKTGACGDNYASQGWIAFIMEYIRRFVVSCIPSWFWGPVVTLEDCLAAFFAADELKGDNMYSCERCKKLRNGVKYCKVLRLPEILCIHLKRFRHEVMYSFKINSHVSFPLEGLDLRPFLAKECVSQITTYDLLSVICHHGTAGSGHYIAYCQNVINGQWYEFDDQYVTEVHETVVQNAEAYVLFYRKSSEEAVRERQKVVSLASMKEHSLLQFYISREWLNKFNTFAEPGPITNHTFLCSHGGIPPNKYHYIDDLVVILPQNVWEYLYNRFGGGPAVNHLYVCSICQVEIEALAKRRRIEIDTFIKLNKAFQAEESPSVIYCISMQWFREWEAFVKGKDNEPPGPIDNTKIALTKPGGHVQVKQGADYGQISEETWVYLSTLYGGGPEIAIRQNVAQVQELENLHGEQKIEAETRAV, encoded by the exons ATGGGGGATACAAGGGACATCTGTCCTCACCTGGATTCCATAGGAGAGGTGACCAGGGATGATCTGCTGCTCAAATCCAAG GGAACTTGCCAGTCTTGTGGAGCTGTGGGACCAAACCTCTGGGCTTGTCTTCAG ATTGGTTGTCCTTATGTTGGTTGTGGGGAGTCCTTTGCTGACCACAGCACACTTCATGCACAG GCCAAGAAGCACAACCTGACAGTGAACCTGACCACGTTCCGTGTGTGGTGCTATGCCTGTGAGAAGGAGGTGTTCCTGGAGCAGCGCCTGGCAGCTCAGCCACCCTCACCCCCCAGCAAGTTCCCTGAGCCG GATTCTCCTTTGCCTGCTCACCCTCTGAAAGCTGTTCCCATTGCAGTGGCTGATGAAGGCGAATCTGAATCAGAGGATGATGACTTGAAACCAAGAG GCCTTACTGGAATGAAAAATCTTGGGAACTCCTGCTACATGAATGCAGCACTTCAGGCTCTCTCAAACTG CCCACCTCTCACACAGTTTTTCCTGGAATGTGGTGGACTGGTCCGGACGGATAAGAAACCTGCCCTGTGCAAAAGTTACCAGAAGTTGGTGTCTGAGGTCTGGCACAAGAAACG CCCAAGTTATGTTGTTCCAAGCAGTCTATCCCATGGAATCAAGCTTGTCAATCCCATGTTCCGAGGCTATGCACAGCAG GACACCCAGGAGTTCCTGCGATGCCTGATGGATCAGCTCCATGAAGAACTGAAGGAACCTGTTGTTGCAGAGACGAGGGACTTGGACACCAGTGACCAGGAGGACAAGCGGGAGGGCGACCGAAGCCCTTCAGAGGATGAGTTCCTCTCCTGTGactccagcagtgacagggGTGAAGGAGAGGGCCAGAGTCGGACCTCAGGGAGCatgggcagcagctccctggcagagACAGAGCTGCTGATCCAGGATGAAGCAGGGAGAGGGATTTCAGAAAAAGAGAGGATGAAGGACAGAAAGTTCTCCTGCGGCCATCGGCGCAGCAACTCAGAGCAGGTGGATGAGGATGCAGATGTTGATACTACGATGATGCCAGTCGATGGCAGAGCCTCACCTGAGATGCTGccagctccctgtcctgccAGCCCATGTAGGACACCAG AACCTGACAATGATGCCTATGTGCGCTGCTCCTCACGCCCTTGCAGTCCAGTCCATCATGAAATGCACTCCAAGCTCTCCAGCAGTCCTCCCCGCTCCAGTCCTGCCAGACTTGGACCTTCCTACATACTCAAGAAAG CCCAGATGCAGGCTtctgggaaaaagaagaaagagctcCGTTACCGCAGTGTGATTTCCGACATCTTCGACGGCTCCATCCTCAGCCTGGTGCAGTGCCTCACCTGCGACAGA GTTTCTACAACAGTGGAGACGTTCCAGGACCTGTCACTCCCAATCCCAGGGAAAGAAGACTTGGCCAAGCTTCACTCTGCCATCTACCAAAATGTGCCAGCCAAGACAGGGGCATGTGGGGACAACTATGCCTCACAGGGCTGGATTGCTTTCATCATGGAGTATATCCGGAG ATTTGTGGTGTCCTGTATCCCtagctggttttggggtcctgtGGTGACACTGGAGGATTGCCTTGCTGCCTTTTTTGCAGCAGATGAGTTGAAGG GGGACAACATGTACAGCTGTGAACGGTGTAAGAA gCTGCGGAATGGAGTAAAATACTGCAAAGTCCTCCGGCTCCCAGAG ATCCTTTGCATCCACCTGAAACGGTTCCGGCATGAGGTGATGTATTCCTTCAAGATCAACAGCCACGTCTCCTTCCCCTTGGAAGGGCTGGATCTGCGACCCTTCCTGGCCAAGGAGTGCGTGTCCCAGATCACCACCTACGACCTCCTGTCAGTCATCTGTCACCACGGCACGGCTGGCA GTGGCCACTACATTGCCTACTGCCAGAACGTGATCAATGGCCAGTGGTACGAGTTCGATGACCAGTACGTCACCGAGGTTCACGAGACTGTGGTGCAGAACGCAGAAGCCTATGTGCTGTTCTACAG gaaaaGCAGTGAGGAGGCTGTGCGAGAGCGTCAGAAGGTCGTGTCCCTGGCCAGCATGAAGGAGCACAGTCTGCTCCAGTTCTACATCTCTCGGGAGTGGCTCAATAAATTCAACACCTTTGCAGAGCCTGGGCCCATCACCAACCACACCTTTCTGTGCTCCCATGGAG GGATTCCTCCTAATAAATACCATTACATTGATGACCTGGTTGTGATTCTGCCCCAAAATGTGTGGGAATATCTCTACAACAG gttTGGGGGTGGCCCTGCTGTGAACCATCTGTACGTGTGCTCCATTTGCCAAGTGGAGATCGAAGCCCTCGCCAAGCGCAGGAGGATCGAAATCGACACCTTCATCAAG CTGAACAAGGCTTTCCAGGCAGAGGAGTCTCCAAGTGTCATCTACTGTATCAGCATGCAGTGGTTCCGGGAGTGGGAGGCCTTTGTCAAGGGCAAGGATAATG AGCCCCCTGGACCAATTGACAACACCAAGATTGCCCTCACAAAACCAGGTGGCCACGTGCAAGTCAAGCAGG GTGCTGACTACGGGCAGATCTCCGAGGAGACCTGGGTTTATTTAAGCACCCTGTACGGAGGGGGCCCCGAGATTGCCATCAGACAGAACGTGGCCCAGGTGCAGGAACTGGAAAACCTCCACGGGGAGCAGAAGATTGAAGCAGAGACACGTGCAGTGTGA
- the C21H9orf78 gene encoding splicing factor C9orf78 homolog codes for MPGQKSFRRRREDEEEEEEDEQLAEEVRLKLEEAKEVQSLRKRPNGVSAVALLVGEKLQEEATLVDDPFKIKSGGMVDMKKLKERGKDRISEEEDLNLGTSFSAETNRRDEDADMMKYIETELKKRKGIVENEEQKVKLKNAEDSLYELPENIRVSSAKKTEEMLSNQMLSGIPEVDLGIDAKIKNIISTEEAKAKLLAEQQNKKKDSETSFVPTNMAVNYVQHNRFYHEELNAPVRRNKEEPKPRPLRVGDTERPEPERSPPNRKRPLNEKATDDYHYEKFKKMNRRY; via the exons ATGCCGGGCCAGAAATCCTTCCGCCGGCGCAgggaggacgaggaggaggaggaggaggacgagcAGCTCGCCGAGGAGGTCAG gttaaAACTTGAGGAAGCCAAAGAAGTTCAGAGCCTCAGAAAGCGGCCCAATGGGGTGAG TGCTGTAGCTCTGCTGGTGGGAGAGAAGCTGCAAGAAGAAGCCACGCTTGTG GATGACCCATTTAAGATAAAATCTGGGGGAATGGTGGACATGAAGAAGCTGAAAGAAAGAGGCAAGGACAG GATTAGTGAAGAGGAAGATCTGAACTTGGGAACTTCCTTCTCAGCAGAAACCAACAGGCGGGATGAAGATGCTGACAT GATGAAGTACATTGAAACTGAGCTGaagaagagaaagggaattgTGGAGAATGAGGAGCAGAAGGTGAAGCTTAAGAATGCTGAGGACTCTCTGTATGAGCTGCCAGAGAACATCCGTGTCTCCTCTGCCAAGAAGACTGAGGAGATGTTGTCCAACCAGATGCTGAGCGGCATTCCTGAAGTGGACCTGGGAATCGA tgcaaaaataaaaaacatcatCTCAACTGAAGAGGCCAAGGCcaagctgctggcagagcagcagaacaaaaagaaagacaGCGAAACTTCCTTTGTTCCCACCAACATGGCTGTTAATTATGTCCAGCACAACAGAT TTTATCATGAGGAGCTGAACGCACCAGTGCGAAGGAACAAGGAGGAGCCAAAGCCCCGTCCGCTGAGAGTGGGGGACACGGAGAGGCCAGAGCCTGAGC GGTCTCCTCCAAATCGCAAACGTCCCCTCAATGAAAAAGCCACGGATGATTATCATTACGAGAAGTTCAAGAAGATGAACAGGCGATACTGA